The Fusarium musae strain F31 chromosome 10, whole genome shotgun sequence genome window below encodes:
- a CDS encoding hypothetical protein (EggNog:ENOG41): MFKQRSHETHHNTHVPQIKANPGEYTVAVLGDSLFERFKTTGRMLSINKDSRILNLGVGGDKILNVQYRMDQGLVRLLKHHQPNIKTMYIHMGSNNLKKQGLRKSDADAYGAVVKQLRSEFPDMTVVITALFIQRGLELAVIEDANAKLKAIADDHGCAFLPFGDDQEGIMSEDNVHLNEFGYRK, translated from the coding sequence ATGTTCAAGCAGCGATCTCACGAGACCCATCACAACACCCACGTCCCGCAGATCAAGGCTAACCCCGGTGAATACACCGTCGCTGTTCTCGGCGACAGCCTCTTCGAGCGCTTCAAGACCACGGGCCGAATGCTGAGCATCAACAAGGACTCGCGTATACTTAACCTCGGCGTTGGCGgcgacaagatcttgaaTGTGCAGTACCGCATGGATCAAGGTCTCGTGCGTCTTCTgaagcatcatcagcctAACATCAAGACTATGTACATCCACATGGGATCCAACaatctcaagaagcagggCCTTCGAAAGAGCGACGCTGATGCCTATGGCGCTGTGGTCAAGCAGTTGCGGAGTGAGTTTCCTGACATGACTGTTGTCATTACTGCGTTGTTCATCCAGCGTGGTTTGGAGCTTGCTGTGATTGAGGATGCGAACGCTAAGCTCAAGGCTATCGCTGATGATCATGGGTGTGCTTTCTTGCCATTTGGGGATGACCAGGAGGGGATCATGAGTGAGGACAATGTTCACTTGAACGAGTTTGGGTATCGCAAG